From a region of the Torulaspora globosa chromosome 7, complete sequence genome:
- the SAC1 gene encoding phosphatidylinositol-3-phosphatase SAC1 (ancestral locus Anc_1.533), translating to MAGPLLYSRTSEGLVFKSASTSEKADTVIQLSCQDQNVSLVGLEEFPLQGKIKKIAALLGFIKLKLNRYAIIANRVEETGRLNRHVIYKIVDYSIIPVKKNARVDSDESEYLKLLEMHLNDSSLHFSYTYDLTNSLQRNEKIGPASWKTADTRFFWNHYLTEDLRNLASTESHVSDFIQPVIYGYAKTVDKVLNSVPISVGLITRRSRFRAGTRYFRRGIDEDGNVGNFNETEQILTVQGLRKENIQQFSFLQTRGSVPVYWAEINNLKYKPSLVIGEQSSLDAAKKHFDEQKELYGDNYLVNLVNQSGHELPVKDAYESAVHALNDPKLHYIYFDFHHECRKMRWYRVKLLIDHLKEMGLKKTDFFHVVRSPSGETIKIVSEQKSVVRTNCMDCLDRTNVVQSVLAHWVLQEELERAGVITNSAAWEEDVQLLSTFQSFWADNADAVSCSYSGTCALKTDFTRTGKRTRSGAVKDFVNSASRYYQNNLSDGPRQDSYDLILGNFRPYMTSIQSPFPDRRPLYIQFMPTVIYAALTVLGATIVFPKDHFTSSKNLTFFLSAAIILIVAARFLIQNGLQYVNWPKLVDVGFVVAQQTHNKEKEFKGLKYVPSSKFVKPNVGKKD from the coding sequence ATGGCGGGACCTTTGTTGTATAGTAGGACTTCAGAAGGATTGGTGTTTAAGTCGGCGTCGACATCGGAAAAGGCGGATACAGTAATCCAACTATCGTGTCAGGATCAGAATGTCAGCTTAGTAGGTCTAGAGGAGTTTCCTCTGCAAGgtaagatcaagaaaataGCTGCATTGCTGGGATTTATCAagctgaaattgaacagatACGCGATTATTGCGAACAGGGTCGAGGAAACAGGCAGATTGAATCGGCATGTGATATACAAGATTGTTGATTACTCTATCATCCCCGTCAAGAAAAATGCCAGGGTGGATTCGGACGAATCGGAGTACCTGAAGCTTCTGGAGATGCATTTGAATGACTCATCTCTGCACTTCTCCTACACTTATGATCTGACCAACTCGCTGCAAAGGAACGAAAAAATAGGCCCTGCATCTTGGAAAACAGCTGATACTCGTTTTTTCTGGAACCATTATTTGACAGAGGATCTTCGAAACCTTGCTAGTACAGAGAGCCACGTCTCTGATTTCATCCAGCCGGTCATTTACGGTTATGCAAAAACTGTTGATAAAGTGTTGAACTCTGTTCCGATCTCCGTGGGGCTGATTACTAGGCGCAGCAGGTTCCGGGCAGGTACAAGATATTTCCGTCGTGGGATCGACGAGGACGGTAACGTTGGAAACTTCAACGAAACGGAGCAGATCCTGACCGTGCAAGGTTTAAGAAAGGAAAACATCCAACAGTTCTCTTTCCTTCAGACGAGGGGTTCCGTTCCGGTTTACTGGGCGGAAATCAACAACTTGAAGTACAAGCCTAGTCTAGTTATTGGTGAACAATCATCTTTGGATGCGGCTAAAAAACAttttgatgagcaaaaaGAGCTTTATGGTGACAACTATCTGGTTAATTTGGTGAACCAAAGTGGTCATGAGCTACCAGTTAAGGATGCCTACGAATCTGCCGTTCACGCTCTCAATGATCCAAAACTACACTACATTTATTTTGATTTCCATCATGAATGTCGAAAAATGAGATGGTACAGAGTTAAGCTTTTGATTGACCATCTGAAAGAGATGGGACTGAAGAAAACCGATTTCTTTCATGTTGTCAGGTCACCAAGCGGAGAGACTATAAAGATTGTAAGCGAGCAAAAGTCCGTCGTCAGAACCAATTGTATGGACTGTCTAGATAGAACTAATGTTGTCCAGTCTGTGTTGGCTCACTGGGTTttgcaagaagaactcgaaAGAGCAGGCGTAATTACAAACAGTGCGGCCTGGGAAGAAGACGTCCAGCTGCTATCAACTTTCCAAAGCTTTTGGGCTGACAACGCCGATGCAGTCAGTTGCTCTTATTCTGGCACCTGCGCTCTGAAGACAGACTTTACGAGAACGGGCAAGCGTACCCGGTCCGGGGCTGTCAAAGATTTTGTCAATTCTGCTTCTCGATACTACCAAAACAACCTCTCCGATGGCCCTCGGCAAGATTCCTACGATCTAATCTTGGGTAATTTCAGGCCATACATGACCTCTATCCAGTCACCATTCCCAGACAGAAGACCACTTTACATCCAGTTCATGCCAACGGTAATTTATGCTGCGTTGACCGTATTAGGAGCCACAATTGtctttccaaaagatcATTTTACAAGCAGTAAGAATCTAACATTCTTTCTAAGCGCTGCCATCATTTTGATAGTCGCTGCTCGATTCTTGATACAAAACGGCTTACAATATGTCAACTGGCCGAAATTGGTCGACGTTGGTTTTGTAGTGGCACAACAAACCCacaacaaagaaaaggagTTCAAAGGACTGAAATATGTTCCCAGCTCTAAATTTGTTAAGCCTAACGTTGGGAAGAAAGACTAG